A genome region from Bacteroidales bacterium includes the following:
- a CDS encoding GIY-YIG nuclease family protein, whose protein sequence is MFYIYIIKSKTSGQFYKGFTSNPVARLYEHNAG, encoded by the coding sequence ATGTTTTACATATACATCATCAAATCAAAAACCTCTGGCCAATTTTACAAAGGCTTCACCTCCAATCCTGTTGCCAGACTCTACGAACACAATGCTGGTTAG
- a CDS encoding GIY-YIG nuclease family protein, which translates to MPYYVYIIFSQSVNEYYKGVSEDPLRRFTEHNSNKSRHTALKGPWVLVYLHSYETKRDALIEELRLKRLKVRSIEKLIQSEMNSVKDFNKQEIG; encoded by the coding sequence ATGCCTTATTACGTTTATATCATTTTTTCACAGTCTGTCAATGAATACTACAAAGGAGTTTCTGAGGATCCTTTGAGAAGATTTACTGAACATAACTCCAACAAAAGTCGTCATACTGCACTTAAAGGTCCATGGGTGCTGGTTTATTTGCATTCCTATGAAACCAAAAGGGACGCCTTAATTGAAGAACTTCGGCTTAAGCGACTGAAAGTTAGGTCTATTGAGAAATTGATTCAATCGGAGATGAATTCTGTTAAAGACTTTAATAAACAAGAAATTGGTTAG